One Fuerstiella marisgermanici DNA window includes the following coding sequences:
- a CDS encoding TlpA disulfide reductase family protein, protein MRPVQMFIGLCLLPAAAAPVLAQPTAEQIFKMYVPVQKGVEFDTPEADKFKDCKVEIERGEGTAGFVVYGPAGEVLRRFTDTNKDTQADLYRYYRMGLEVYRDIDTDFNQKPDQHRWMNWGGMRWGIDKNEDGKIDQWRILSAQEAAQIAVEAMINGDVQALASVLLTAEDVKALKVTPELEKKLLDAVSDPGAKVRQVLSASKTLTSRSKWVRFDPPVPGLIPRDDGKSDIDLTVYENAMAIVENGTSHELVSIGEMIQVGNVWKLAQIPMPLDAENAHVSIGGIMMQPQMSAGGFDAPPEMAKELEAVLNDLQKLDESSPEDNVTPQLLAKYNRQRADLIEKVIRIVPNEKERIQWIKQLTDGIGVAVQTGQYDDGLKRLTQLQDQVKANNELLGYVWYRRLLAEYAVRLKEDNEKSRQTTQDWWLKQLEVFAEKWPQSDDTADAIVQLAISLELMGRVDDAKRWYGVLVKDHERTNAGIRAGGALRRLDLAGKPLQLAGRSLDGNKIDASQYRGKVTLVVFWATWAQPYTDDLPKLVAVHKQYQRAGFEILGVNLDADAQGIPAYLARNGGGNWQHIRDPGGTDGQLARSFGIVSVPTMFIVGKDGRVAGGVAAESLETAVQTLLKGQALDAPARQGAAGLAPDRQ, encoded by the coding sequence ATGCGCCCCGTTCAGATGTTCATCGGTTTGTGTCTGTTACCCGCCGCCGCAGCTCCCGTTCTGGCTCAGCCAACGGCCGAGCAAATCTTTAAGATGTACGTGCCCGTTCAGAAGGGAGTCGAATTTGATACGCCGGAAGCGGACAAATTTAAAGACTGCAAGGTGGAAATCGAACGAGGTGAAGGGACTGCCGGGTTTGTCGTGTACGGACCTGCCGGAGAAGTTCTGCGTCGGTTCACAGACACCAACAAGGACACGCAGGCCGATCTTTACCGCTACTATCGCATGGGGCTGGAAGTCTACCGCGATATCGATACCGACTTTAACCAAAAGCCCGACCAGCATCGCTGGATGAACTGGGGCGGGATGCGTTGGGGAATCGACAAGAACGAAGACGGAAAGATCGACCAGTGGCGAATTTTGTCAGCTCAGGAAGCCGCTCAAATCGCCGTGGAAGCCATGATTAACGGCGACGTCCAGGCGCTGGCGTCGGTGTTGCTCACGGCAGAAGACGTGAAGGCGCTGAAAGTGACGCCGGAACTCGAAAAGAAATTGCTCGATGCGGTCTCTGACCCGGGCGCCAAAGTCCGACAGGTTCTATCCGCCAGTAAAACGCTGACATCTCGGTCCAAGTGGGTCCGATTCGATCCGCCCGTGCCCGGCCTGATTCCTCGGGACGACGGGAAATCTGACATCGATCTGACCGTCTACGAAAATGCGATGGCCATCGTCGAAAATGGGACGTCTCATGAATTGGTTTCCATCGGAGAAATGATTCAGGTCGGTAACGTCTGGAAGCTGGCTCAGATTCCCATGCCTCTGGACGCCGAAAACGCTCACGTATCCATCGGTGGCATCATGATGCAGCCGCAAATGTCGGCTGGCGGCTTCGACGCGCCACCTGAAATGGCTAAAGAACTGGAAGCGGTTCTGAACGACCTTCAGAAGCTGGACGAAAGCAGTCCGGAAGACAATGTCACGCCGCAGCTGCTGGCGAAGTACAACCGACAGCGTGCCGACCTGATCGAAAAAGTTATCCGGATCGTGCCCAACGAAAAAGAACGAATCCAGTGGATCAAACAACTGACGGACGGCATCGGCGTGGCCGTGCAAACCGGACAGTATGACGACGGCCTGAAACGACTGACTCAGTTGCAGGACCAGGTGAAGGCCAATAACGAACTGCTGGGCTATGTGTGGTACCGTCGACTGCTAGCCGAATACGCCGTGCGGTTGAAAGAAGACAACGAAAAATCACGCCAGACAACTCAGGACTGGTGGCTGAAGCAACTGGAAGTCTTCGCCGAAAAATGGCCTCAATCAGACGACACAGCCGACGCTATTGTGCAACTGGCCATCAGTCTGGAATTGATGGGGCGAGTCGACGATGCGAAACGCTGGTATGGCGTGCTGGTGAAGGATCACGAACGTACAAACGCTGGTATTCGAGCTGGTGGAGCACTGCGGCGTCTGGATCTTGCTGGCAAGCCGTTGCAGCTGGCTGGTCGATCTCTTGACGGAAATAAAATCGATGCGTCGCAGTATCGCGGCAAAGTGACATTGGTCGTCTTCTGGGCCACATGGGCGCAGCCATACACGGACGACCTGCCCAAACTGGTAGCGGTGCACAAGCAGTACCAGCGAGCTGGGTTTGAAATTCTGGGGGTCAACCTGGACGCAGACGCTCAAGGCATTCCCGCGTATCTGGCACGCAACGGCGGCGGCAACTGGCAGCACATTCGCGACCCCGGCGGCACAGACGGGCAACTGGCTCGCTCATTCGGTATCGTATCGGTGCCAACGATGTTTATCGTCGGCAAAGACGGTCGAGTCGCTGGCGGCGTTGCTGCAGAGAGTCTCGAAACCGCTGTTCAGACGTTGTTAAAAGGCCAGGCACTCGATGCGCCCGCTCGACAGGGCGCAGCCGGACTGGCTCCTGATCGACAGTAG